Proteins encoded by one window of Cylindrospermum stagnale PCC 7417:
- a CDS encoding tetratricopeptide repeat protein — MYKQASFVVSVLLLGCFATTIPSIAQAEVLMAQASNSELKQLLEEGRRLVNAGDYNGAIAIYQQAASLAPKNAKIYSGIGYSYAQQNNFPQALAAYRRAIAIDPNNGDFYYAVGYIKGNLGDTPGAKEAYRRSIQLNRNNVNAYLGLGVTQSTLGDYQSAMWAYEQAISLDKNNARTYELMGSMFKQRRQTKQANSVLLKARDLYRRGNDADSVDRVEAMLRQLGV; from the coding sequence ATGTACAAGCAAGCATCATTTGTAGTTAGTGTGTTATTATTAGGATGTTTCGCCACCACAATACCCTCGATAGCACAGGCTGAGGTATTGATGGCGCAAGCCAGTAACTCTGAATTAAAGCAACTGCTGGAAGAAGGGCGGAGGCTTGTAAATGCTGGGGATTATAATGGAGCGATCGCTATTTATCAGCAAGCTGCCAGTCTAGCTCCCAAGAATGCCAAAATTTACTCCGGAATTGGCTACTCCTATGCTCAACAAAATAACTTCCCTCAGGCTTTAGCTGCTTACCGTCGTGCGATCGCCATCGATCCAAACAATGGTGATTTTTACTACGCTGTGGGTTATATCAAAGGTAATCTGGGAGATACACCTGGAGCTAAGGAAGCTTACCGTCGCTCCATCCAATTGAACCGCAACAATGTTAATGCCTATTTGGGATTAGGTGTGACGCAATCAACTTTGGGTGACTATCAATCAGCGATGTGGGCATACGAGCAAGCAATTAGCCTCGATAAGAACAATGCCCGCACTTATGAGTTGATGGGTTCAATGTTTAAGCAGCGACGGCAAACCAAACAAGCAAACAGCGTGCTGCTAAAAGCACGTGATTTATATCGGCGGGGCAATGACGCAGATAGCGTGGATAGGGTAGAAGCGATGCTGCGACAGTTAGGTGTGTAA
- a CDS encoding YbjQ family protein, which translates to MLLTTTDVIQGAVIQSYLGIVTAEVVYGSNFLRDFLASIRDIVGGRTGSYERLFEQGQRKALEELEQRALRLGADAVIGIEIDTGTINVDQSGVLLLITATGTAVKVR; encoded by the coding sequence ATGCTGTTAACTACCACCGATGTGATTCAAGGAGCCGTAATTCAGTCATACTTAGGTATTGTAACTGCTGAAGTTGTCTATGGTAGTAATTTCCTCCGGGATTTTTTGGCTAGCATTCGAGACATTGTTGGTGGACGCACCGGTAGCTACGAGCGTTTATTTGAGCAAGGACAACGAAAAGCACTCGAAGAATTAGAACAACGGGCCCTACGTTTAGGCGCAGATGCTGTAATCGGCATTGAAATTGATACTGGTACAATCAATGTTGACCAGTCGGGAGTTCTATTGCTGATTACGGCTACAGGCACAGCGGTGAAAGTCCGTTAA
- a CDS encoding YbhB/YbcL family Raf kinase inhibitor-like protein, whose product MSGRRVFLSQNFAIFGLVGLSLVSCRSANSRSSSKKEAKTMKLASSAFEANNLIPAQYTCDGADISPPLIWEQVPRETQSLALIVDDPDAPGKTFVHWVVYDLPPTVRQLPEQISSTKTLPNGGVQGKNDFGKFGYGGPCPPSGIHRYFFQLYALDKKLGLAAGASKNQILAAIEGHILASSELIGRYKRQR is encoded by the coding sequence ATGAGTGGAAGGCGAGTTTTTCTCAGTCAAAACTTTGCTATATTTGGATTAGTAGGATTATCTCTAGTTAGTTGTCGTTCTGCTAATAGTCGCAGTTCCTCAAAAAAGGAGGCGAAAACTATGAAATTGGCAAGCAGCGCTTTTGAAGCTAATAACTTAATTCCTGCTCAATACACTTGTGATGGTGCAGATATTTCCCCACCCCTAATCTGGGAGCAAGTCCCCAGAGAAACACAAAGCCTAGCATTAATTGTCGATGATCCAGATGCACCTGGAAAGACATTTGTTCATTGGGTGGTTTACGATCTTCCCCCTACAGTTCGCCAATTACCAGAGCAAATTTCTTCGACAAAAACTCTACCGAATGGCGGTGTGCAGGGAAAAAATGATTTTGGCAAGTTTGGTTATGGAGGCCCTTGTCCACCTAGCGGCATCCATCGCTACTTTTTCCAACTTTATGCCCTAGATAAAAAATTGGGTTTAGCCGCAGGTGCTAGCAAAAACCAAATTTTGGCAGCCATTGAGGGTCATATTTTGGCTTCGTCAGAATTAATTGGACGCTACAAACGCCAACGTTAA
- a CDS encoding RNA-guided endonuclease InsQ/TnpB family protein, translating into MLLVAKKQKSIGVQQVLLSPDNETKALLEYLCQQSGKLYNSGVYFARQTFFKTGKLLTGKFDLVYEPTVSKTLVAQSMPSTPMQQTLMSVAEGFKSFKELRSLYLQGNLHFLPKLPNYLKSAKLFKVAYPNSGGQKPTLVNGQLRFSLGLTVKRWFGVSEFFLPMPSNLDYSKVKEFTILPKNGAFYLEMSYQIEGHEPELDINQALSIDLGTADNLAACVDTLGNSLLIDARVMKAMNQLWNKKVSTRKEGKPESYWDNWLDRVTRKRNHQMRDGINKAAKLIINHCLKYGIGTLLIGWNEGFKSNANMGKINNQKFVQMPLGKLKTRLMQLCDLHGIRFQETEEAYTSIASFLDGDSLPKYGEKPVGWKASGERIKRGLYKSGNSSIVNADLNGSANILRKVASNLSLDLGLLGRRCLTNAARVRLWILPKYTLSAESQRL; encoded by the coding sequence ATGTTACTGGTGGCAAAAAAACAGAAATCAATTGGGGTACAACAGGTTTTGTTGTCTCCTGATAATGAAACTAAAGCGTTACTAGAATATCTTTGTCAACAATCTGGGAAGTTATATAATAGTGGTGTTTATTTCGCTCGACAAACATTTTTTAAAACCGGAAAACTTTTGACTGGTAAGTTTGATTTAGTTTATGAACCCACTGTTTCAAAAACATTAGTTGCTCAATCAATGCCATCAACGCCGATGCAACAAACTTTAATGTCTGTAGCGGAAGGTTTTAAGTCTTTTAAAGAATTGAGAAGTTTATATCTTCAAGGTAATTTACACTTTTTGCCAAAACTGCCAAATTATCTCAAAAGTGCGAAACTTTTTAAAGTTGCTTATCCAAATTCAGGAGGACAAAAGCCAACTCTGGTTAATGGACAACTTAGATTTTCTTTGGGACTGACGGTTAAAAGATGGTTTGGAGTTTCCGAATTTTTTCTACCAATGCCGTCTAACTTAGACTACTCGAAAGTTAAAGAGTTTACTATTCTTCCTAAGAACGGGGCTTTTTATCTAGAGATGTCTTATCAAATAGAAGGACACGAGCCCGAATTAGACATTAATCAAGCACTATCTATTGATTTGGGAACTGCTGATAATTTGGCGGCTTGTGTTGATACATTAGGTAATTCCCTATTGATTGATGCCCGCGTAATGAAAGCGATGAATCAATTGTGGAACAAAAAAGTATCAACAAGAAAAGAGGGTAAACCAGAATCTTATTGGGATAACTGGTTAGACCGTGTTACCCGTAAACGTAACCATCAAATGCGTGACGGCATTAATAAAGCTGCAAAACTAATTATTAACCATTGTTTAAAATATGGCATTGGGACATTATTAATTGGTTGGAATGAAGGTTTTAAATCTAATGCTAACATGGGCAAAATCAACAATCAAAAGTTTGTCCAAATGCCTTTAGGTAAACTAAAAACTCGACTAATGCAACTTTGCGATTTGCATGGTATTAGATTCCAAGAAACCGAAGAAGCTTATACTTCAATTGCTAGTTTTCTAGACGGAGACTCCCTACCCAAATATGGCGAAAAACCTGTTGGGTGGAAAGCGTCTGGAGAACGAATTAAACGCGGTTTGTATAAATCGGGCAATAGCTCGATAGTTAATGCAGATTTAAACGGCAGTGCGAATATTCTGCGAAAAGTAGCCAGCAATCTAAGCTTAGACTTAGGCTTACTGGGTAGGCGTTGTTTGACGAACGCAGCGAGAGTTAGACTTTGGATTTTACCTAAGTATACTCTGTCCGCAGAATCTCAGCGGCTTTAG
- the sufR gene encoding iron-sulfur cluster biosynthesis transcriptional regulator SufR — translation MATTHQSSTKQDILEYLLKHSQATAFELAAILEVSPQAIRRHLKDLETEELVLFSTPEQPGMGRPQHIYHLSRQGREHLRLNESERRRRTGGDFYTDGYGKFAVSLLDTLAETVGRDQVKSILQKQWQRKAQEYRERLGNGSLEERVANLVELRKAEGFMAECHLVEEHDSPAGKCFILMEHNCAISNVAESFPSVCGHELEMFAAVLPDCTVERTHWIINGEHRCGYLVRSSKAKAS, via the coding sequence ATGGCGACTACCCACCAGTCCTCAACGAAGCAAGATATCCTAGAGTATCTGCTGAAACACTCACAGGCAACGGCTTTTGAGCTAGCGGCGATTTTAGAAGTTAGCCCCCAAGCGATTCGTCGTCATCTCAAAGATTTGGAGACGGAAGAGCTAGTTTTGTTCTCAACGCCAGAACAGCCGGGGATGGGGCGTCCGCAACACATTTATCATCTGAGCCGTCAGGGACGCGAACACCTACGGCTCAATGAAAGTGAACGCCGGAGGCGCACTGGGGGAGATTTCTATACTGATGGTTACGGCAAATTCGCCGTTTCGCTGCTGGATACCTTAGCGGAAACGGTAGGACGTGACCAAGTTAAATCGATTTTACAAAAACAGTGGCAGCGCAAGGCCCAAGAATATCGGGAACGCTTGGGTAATGGTTCCCTGGAAGAACGTGTGGCAAATTTAGTAGAACTAAGAAAAGCTGAAGGCTTCATGGCGGAGTGTCACCTTGTAGAAGAGCATGACTCCCCAGCAGGCAAATGCTTTATTTTAATGGAGCATAACTGCGCGATTTCCAACGTTGCTGAGTCTTTTCCTAGCGTCTGCGGTCATGAACTAGAAATGTTTGCCGCTGTTCTTCCCGATTGTACAGTGGAGCGCACCCACTGGATTATCAACGGCGAACATCGCTGTGGCTATTTAGTACGAAGCTCAAAAGCAAAAGCTTCATGA
- the sufB gene encoding Fe-S cluster assembly protein SufB yields MTATVNTLVNQPYKYGFVTDIEADTIPRGLNEDVIRVISAKKNEPEFMLEFRLRAYRQWLKMTEPTWPSVKYPAIDYQNIVYYSAPKQKKQKLNSLEEVDPTLLETFEKLGIPITEQKRLANVAVDAIFDSVSIATTFKDKLAKDGVIFCSISEALQEHPELIKKYLGSVVPIADNYFAALNAAVFSDGSFVYIPKGVKCPMELSTYFRINSGDTGQFERTLIVAEEGSYVSYLEGCTAPMYDSNQLHAAVVELVALDNAEIKYSTVQNWYAGDVNGKGGIYNFVTKRGLCQGVNSKISWTQVETGSAITWKYPSCVLVGDNSVGEFYSVALTNNMQQADTGTKMVHIGKNTRSTIISKGISAGKSSNSYRGLVKVNPTAKGARNYSQCDSMLIGDNAHANTFPYIQVQNHTAKVEHEASTSKIGEDQLFYFAQRGISPEDAISMMISGFCKDVFNQLPMEFAVEADKLLSLKLEGSVG; encoded by the coding sequence ATGACTGCCACTGTCAATACCTTAGTCAACCAACCCTACAAGTACGGCTTTGTCACCGACATTGAAGCCGACACGATTCCGCGTGGACTAAACGAGGACGTTATCCGCGTGATTTCTGCCAAAAAGAATGAGCCGGAATTCATGCTGGAGTTTCGTCTCAGAGCTTACCGCCAGTGGCTAAAAATGACGGAACCAACTTGGCCCAGCGTCAAGTATCCAGCAATTGACTACCAAAATATCGTCTATTATTCAGCACCGAAACAAAAGAAACAAAAGCTGAACAGCTTGGAGGAAGTTGATCCCACCCTCCTAGAAACCTTTGAAAAACTGGGCATTCCCATCACAGAACAGAAGCGCTTGGCAAATGTCGCCGTTGATGCGATTTTCGATAGCGTTTCCATCGCCACTACATTCAAAGACAAACTAGCCAAAGATGGCGTTATTTTCTGCTCGATTTCCGAAGCGCTGCAAGAACACCCAGAACTGATCAAAAAATATCTGGGTAGCGTCGTCCCTATTGCTGACAACTATTTTGCCGCCCTCAACGCTGCTGTCTTCTCTGATGGTTCCTTTGTCTACATTCCTAAAGGCGTCAAATGCCCGATGGAATTGTCTACCTACTTCCGCATCAACTCTGGCGATACTGGACAATTTGAGCGGACTTTGATTGTCGCTGAAGAAGGTAGCTATGTTTCTTATCTAGAAGGTTGCACAGCGCCGATGTACGACAGCAACCAGCTACACGCTGCTGTTGTGGAACTCGTGGCCCTCGACAACGCCGAAATTAAATACTCCACTGTCCAAAATTGGTACGCTGGAGATGTCAATGGCAAAGGCGGTATTTATAACTTTGTCACTAAGCGCGGTTTGTGTCAGGGTGTGAATTCTAAGATTTCCTGGACTCAGGTTGAAACTGGTTCGGCAATTACTTGGAAGTATCCTAGCTGTGTGTTAGTTGGTGATAACTCTGTGGGTGAATTCTACTCGGTGGCGCTGACAAATAATATGCAGCAAGCTGATACCGGCACTAAGATGGTTCACATTGGTAAGAATACTCGCAGCACTATTATTTCTAAAGGAATCTCTGCCGGTAAATCTAGTAATAGTTACCGGGGTTTGGTGAAGGTTAATCCGACGGCTAAAGGGGCTAGAAACTATTCTCAGTGCGACTCGATGTTGATTGGGGATAATGCTCATGCGAATACTTTCCCTTATATTCAGGTGCAAAATCATACTGCAAAGGTGGAGCATGAGGCTTCTACTTCTAAGATTGGGGAAGATCAGCTTTTTTACTTCGCTCAACGGGGTATTTCTCCAGAAGATGCTATTTCGATGATGATTAGCGGTTTCTGTAAGGATGTTTTTAATCAGCTGCCGATGGAGTTCGCTGTGGAAGCTGATAAGTTGTTGAGTCTGAAGTTGGAAGGTTCTGTTGGGTAA
- the sufC gene encoding Fe-S cluster assembly ATPase SufC has translation MIIENSEVVLSVRDLTAEVDGTPILKGVNLEVRSGEVHAIMGPNGSGKSTFSKVLTGHPAYKVTGGEVIFQGQNLLEMEPAERARAGVFLAFQYPLEIPGVSNLDFLRVAYNSRRKGQGLDEVDAFDFDDLIEQKLDVVKMNPSFLSRSLNEGFSGGEKKRNEILQMALLEPKLAILDETDSGLDIDALRIVANGVNQLASPDNATIMITHYQRLLDYIIPDYVHVMANGQILMCGGKDLALELEARGYDWVLEDAAVGVGV, from the coding sequence ATGATTATTGAAAATAGTGAAGTTGTGCTGTCAGTCAGAGATTTGACGGCTGAGGTTGATGGTACGCCGATTCTTAAGGGTGTGAATTTGGAAGTTCGCTCTGGCGAAGTTCACGCGATTATGGGGCCGAATGGTTCTGGTAAGAGTACTTTTTCTAAGGTGTTAACGGGACATCCGGCTTATAAGGTGACTGGTGGTGAGGTGATTTTTCAGGGGCAAAATCTGCTGGAAATGGAACCTGCGGAGAGGGCTAGAGCGGGTGTGTTTTTGGCGTTTCAATATCCCTTGGAAATTCCTGGTGTGAGTAATTTGGATTTCTTGCGGGTGGCTTATAATTCCCGTCGCAAGGGACAGGGTTTGGATGAGGTGGATGCTTTTGATTTTGATGATTTGATTGAGCAAAAGCTGGATGTGGTGAAGATGAATCCCTCTTTTCTTAGTCGTAGTTTGAATGAAGGGTTTTCTGGTGGTGAAAAGAAGCGGAATGAAATTCTGCAAATGGCTCTGCTAGAACCAAAGTTGGCAATTCTTGATGAGACTGATTCGGGTTTGGATATTGATGCTCTGAGAATTGTGGCAAATGGGGTAAATCAGTTGGCAAGTCCAGATAATGCCACGATTATGATTACCCATTATCAGCGTTTGCTTGATTATATTATTCCCGACTATGTTCATGTGATGGCTAATGGGCAAATTCTCATGTGCGGTGGTAAGGATTTGGCACTGGAATTAGAAGCTCGTGGTTATGACTGGGTTTTAGAAGATGCTGCGGTTGGGGTGGGTGTGTAA
- the sufD gene encoding Fe-S cluster assembly protein SufD, whose translation MSIQVSPSAIPNIVETLPETSLLDRDAYLTGLLNDVIATKSNGWLQELRDGAANWVRHSTIPTTREEEWRFTDLSELRKVQFNLGRLETISLQPNILPEAANSRLVFVNGVYAPELSAVADLPRGIVVSNLALLDNYQVVQPFLAQSEGAREVFTALNTAGLTDAAVVLVGKNVVVETPIHLLFVSVVGETPTFSQPRCLVVAESGSQVTLVEEFTNRQDAKSAKEEGVYFTNAVTEIWLAENAEVSHTRVEMEGAGAIHVGKTAVTQARDSRYTCYAIAFGGKLTRHNLEILQAGEQTQTSLNGLTMIGSKQVADTHSAIALNYPHGSSKQLHKCIVGDRAHAVFNGKVFVPKPAQLTDAAQLNRNLLLSPKARIDTKPQLEITADNVKCAHGATVSQLEDDEIFYLQSRGIDENDARKLLVNAFAAEIINQIPVPSLQKILLNTVNSLKSLSND comes from the coding sequence ATGTCTATTCAAGTTTCTCCCAGCGCTATTCCTAATATTGTAGAGACGCTTCCTGAAACATCTCTTTTAGATAGAGATGCTTATCTGACTGGTTTGTTAAATGATGTAATTGCCACTAAATCAAATGGTTGGTTGCAGGAATTACGTGACGGTGCGGCTAATTGGGTACGTCACTCGACTATCCCCACTACCCGCGAGGAAGAATGGCGTTTTACTGATTTGTCAGAATTGCGAAAGGTGCAATTTAATTTAGGGAGGTTGGAGACAATTTCTCTACAGCCAAATATTCTGCCTGAAGCTGCTAATAGCCGTTTGGTTTTTGTGAATGGCGTTTATGCGCCGGAGTTATCGGCTGTTGCAGATTTACCACGGGGAATTGTGGTAAGTAATTTGGCTCTTTTGGATAATTATCAAGTTGTACAGCCTTTTTTAGCCCAATCTGAGGGTGCTAGGGAGGTGTTTACTGCTCTCAATACCGCAGGGTTGACTGATGCGGCGGTGGTGTTGGTGGGTAAAAATGTGGTGGTTGAAACGCCTATTCATCTGCTGTTTGTTTCGGTTGTGGGTGAAACGCCGACTTTTTCTCAGCCTCGTTGTTTGGTGGTGGCGGAAAGTGGTTCGCAGGTGACTTTGGTTGAGGAGTTTACGAACCGCCAAGACGCCAAGAGCGCCAAGGAAGAGGGGGTTTACTTTACTAATGCGGTTACGGAAATTTGGCTGGCTGAAAATGCCGAGGTGAGTCACACTAGGGTTGAGATGGAAGGCGCAGGGGCAATTCATGTGGGGAAGACTGCTGTTACTCAAGCTCGTGATAGTCGATATACTTGTTATGCGATCGCTTTTGGTGGCAAGTTGACGCGGCACAATTTGGAGATTTTGCAAGCTGGTGAACAAACTCAAACAAGTCTCAATGGCTTGACGATGATAGGTTCTAAGCAGGTGGCGGATACTCACAGTGCGATCGCTCTCAACTATCCTCACGGCTCTAGCAAGCAATTGCATAAGTGTATTGTAGGCGATCGCGCTCATGCAGTGTTCAATGGCAAGGTTTTTGTCCCCAAACCAGCACAGTTAACCGATGCGGCTCAGTTAAATCGCAATTTGCTACTATCACCGAAAGCGAGAATCGATACCAAACCCCAATTGGAAATTACAGCGGATAATGTAAAATGCGCTCACGGTGCCACTGTTAGCCAATTGGAAGATGATGAAATATTCTACCTGCAAAGCCGGGGAATTGATGAAAACGATGCACGCAAGCTTTTAGTTAACGCCTTCGCTGCCGAAATCATCAACCAAATACCAGTTCCCTCTCTGCAAAAAATCCTGTTAAACACAGTCAATAGTCTTAAGTCTTTATCTAATGACTAA
- a CDS encoding cysteine desulfurase encodes MTFTPTKTLADKVHADFPILRQEVNGKTLVYLDNAATSQKPLFVLNALRDYYEQYNSNVHRGAHTLSAKATDAYEGARDKVAKFINAASRQEIVYTRNASEAINLVAYSWGMSNLQPGDEIILSVMEHHSNLVPWQFVAQKTGAVLKFVELTPEESFDLEQFKQLISEKTKLVSLVHISNALGCINPVEEIVAIAHRYGAKVLIDACQSVPHMPIDVQQIGCDWLVASGHKMCAPTGIGFLYGKLELLESMPPFLGGGEMIAEVYLDHSTYAELPHKFEAGTPAIGEAIALGAAVDYLSSIGMDKIHAYEAELTAYLFQQLEQIPQIRIYGPKPNAKGEGRAALAAFTAEGVHANDLSTLLDQEGIAIRSGHHCTHPLHRYLGLPATARASLSFYNTREEIDVFIKALKETLDFFAGFLD; translated from the coding sequence ATGACTTTCACCCCTACCAAAACCCTAGCTGATAAAGTTCACGCTGACTTCCCAATATTACGTCAGGAAGTCAATGGGAAAACGTTAGTTTATCTTGATAATGCAGCTACCTCACAAAAGCCTTTATTCGTATTAAATGCCCTGCGGGATTATTACGAACAGTATAATTCTAATGTGCATCGGGGTGCCCATACCCTCAGCGCTAAAGCTACTGATGCTTATGAGGGTGCGCGAGATAAAGTTGCTAAATTTATCAATGCTGCATCGCGTCAAGAAATTGTCTACACCCGCAACGCTAGTGAGGCGATTAACCTAGTAGCCTACAGTTGGGGAATGAGCAATTTACAGCCTGGAGATGAGATTATTCTGTCGGTGATGGAACACCACAGTAATCTAGTTCCCTGGCAGTTTGTGGCGCAAAAAACGGGTGCAGTTTTGAAATTTGTCGAACTGACACCAGAAGAAAGTTTTGATTTGGAACAGTTTAAACAACTGATTTCTGAAAAAACAAAATTGGTGTCTTTGGTACATATTTCTAACGCTTTGGGTTGTATTAACCCAGTGGAAGAAATTGTCGCAATCGCTCACAGATACGGTGCAAAAGTTTTAATTGATGCTTGTCAAAGTGTCCCTCATATGCCTATTGATGTGCAGCAAATAGGCTGTGATTGGTTGGTAGCTTCCGGGCATAAAATGTGCGCTCCAACGGGGATAGGCTTTTTGTATGGTAAGTTGGAACTACTGGAATCTATGCCGCCGTTTTTAGGTGGTGGTGAGATGATTGCAGAGGTGTATTTAGACCATTCCACCTACGCAGAGTTACCCCATAAGTTTGAAGCGGGTACACCGGCAATTGGGGAAGCGATCGCACTTGGGGCAGCGGTAGATTATCTTAGTAGTATTGGTATGGATAAGATCCACGCCTACGAAGCAGAATTAACCGCTTATTTGTTCCAACAATTAGAACAAATTCCCCAAATTAGAATTTACGGGCCTAAGCCAAATGCCAAAGGTGAAGGTAGAGCCGCTTTAGCAGCATTTACAGCAGAAGGTGTCCACGCTAACGACTTATCTACATTATTAGATCAAGAAGGCATTGCCATTCGTTCTGGACACCATTGCACTCACCCATTACACCGCTATTTAGGTCTTCCCGCAACCGCACGGGCTAGTTTATCTTTTTACAACACCCGTGAAGAAATTGATGTTTTCATCAAAGCACTGAAAGAAACCCTTGACTTTTTTGCTGGTTTCCTTGATTAG
- a CDS encoding Uma2 family endonuclease, with product MLVKSTPAEQRTVLHNVSWDTFEALLRDTGEDRGSRFAYDCGTLEIMTPLFEHENPKSNLGNFIIALAEELDIEVRSAGSTTLKRKVSKRGIEPDNCYYIQNEPAIRGKLELDLKTDPPPDLAIEIDITSSSVNKFNIYAALGVAELWRYDGEILKFYRLLEGQYIECEFSIAFPLVSVSDISRFIQQSKSIGEIALLKSFRAWVRGKIG from the coding sequence ATGCTTGTCAAGTCAACCCCTGCTGAACAAAGAACAGTACTACATAACGTTAGCTGGGATACCTTTGAAGCCTTACTGAGAGATACAGGTGAGGATAGAGGTTCTCGGTTTGCTTATGACTGCGGTACTTTAGAAATCATGACTCCACTTTTTGAACACGAAAACCCCAAAAGTAATTTGGGTAACTTTATCATTGCTTTAGCTGAAGAACTGGATATTGAAGTTAGAAGTGCTGGTTCCACAACCTTGAAGCGAAAAGTATCTAAGCGGGGAATAGAACCAGATAATTGTTATTATATCCAGAATGAACCAGCTATTAGAGGGAAGCTAGAACTAGATTTAAAAACTGACCCGCCTCCTGATTTAGCAATTGAAATTGATATTACCAGCAGTTCTGTAAATAAATTTAATATTTATGCAGCTTTAGGTGTAGCTGAACTTTGGAGATATGACGGGGAAATTTTAAAATTTTATCGATTGCTAGAAGGACAATATATTGAATGTGAGTTTAGTATTGCTTTTCCCCTAGTATCGGTGAGTGATATCAGCAGATTTATTCAGCAGAGTAAAAGTATTGGTGAAATTGCCTTGCTGAAATCTTTTCGCGCTTGGGTGAGAGGTAAGATAGGGTAA
- a CDS encoding HEPN domain-containing protein: protein MLDNNLKTKIEKLDLELRIKNLSLNERKSKVIEEICPNLEESADKFWNFSGKSGNNYFNNLELVNQVEKWYEINYPNQIKCSLKKIKPFYIQGDIYFFDYSKETELFINCIINLSKKDRDFLVENYLEEVEREFRQGKKNIESIFCLQKIIYLRNIKNLEEKNAYERLSMINLDKSEYLDPRVIEWVNFAIEDLSVAINILESTRNYQIIVFPICQAIEKFFKACLIDKEKQQNPAISTEQIEIIIKRYSHKITSIKDNLIQCNYFDNPNLVREELEQLKTIIEIDNSPSYRYPIKEISSADAVKIIDITLNIFSIIKEKLLIPPLKFIFNE, encoded by the coding sequence ATGTTGGATAATAATTTAAAAACGAAAATAGAAAAGCTTGATTTAGAACTGAGGATTAAAAACTTATCTTTAAATGAACGTAAGTCCAAAGTAATTGAAGAAATTTGTCCTAATTTAGAAGAATCAGCAGATAAATTTTGGAATTTTAGTGGCAAGTCGGGTAATAATTATTTTAATAATCTTGAGCTTGTGAATCAAGTTGAGAAATGGTATGAAATTAACTATCCTAATCAAATAAAATGTTCATTAAAGAAGATTAAACCTTTCTATATTCAAGGAGATATTTATTTTTTCGATTATTCAAAAGAAACAGAATTATTTATTAATTGTATAATAAACCTTTCTAAGAAAGACAGAGATTTCTTGGTAGAGAATTACCTTGAGGAAGTAGAGAGAGAATTTAGACAAGGAAAAAAAAATATAGAATCAATATTCTGCCTACAAAAGATTATTTATTTAAGAAATATAAAAAACCTAGAAGAAAAAAATGCCTATGAAAGATTATCAATGATAAATTTAGATAAAAGTGAATATTTAGACCCAAGAGTAATAGAATGGGTCAATTTTGCTATTGAAGATTTAAGTGTTGCTATAAATATTTTAGAATCTACGCGCAATTACCAAATTATAGTTTTCCCAATTTGTCAAGCTATTGAAAAATTTTTTAAAGCTTGTCTTATAGACAAAGAGAAGCAACAAAACCCAGCTATATCAACTGAGCAAATAGAGATAATCATTAAGAGATACAGCCATAAGATTACTTCGATAAAAGATAACTTAATTCAATGTAATTATTTTGATAACCCAAACTTAGTTAGAGAAGAATTAGAACAACTGAAAACAATAATTGAAATTGATAATAGCCCTAGCTATAGGTATCCTATTAAAGAGATTTCGTCCGCTGACGCTGTAAAAATTATAGATATAACATTAAATATTTTTAGTATAATAAAGGAAAAACTGCTGATTCCGCCTTTAAAATTTATATTCAACGAATGA